In the Burkholderia multivorans ATCC BAA-247 genome, CGTGCGCGCGAGCCGCGAAGGCGAGGCGCAGACGGTCGTGGTCTGACGCGCCGCGTTCTGCCGATGGATCAGCAAAACCGCCCGGGCTGGCACCGGGCGGTTTTTTTTCGGGCGCCGTACGGCGCGCCGGCGAAGGAGGGACGACGATGAGCGAAGACGAACGGGCGATTCGCGAACTGGTGGACACCTGGTTCGTGTCGAGCCGGCGCGGCGATCTGGCCACCGTACTCGACCTGATCGCCGACGACGCGATCTTCATGGTGGCCGGCCGGCCGCCGTTCGACAAGGCGGCGTTCGCGGCCGCGTCGCGCGATGCGAATACCGGCGGCACCGACGCGCCGAAGATCGACGGCCGCTACCGG is a window encoding:
- a CDS encoding YybH family protein, with amino-acid sequence MSEDERAIRELVDTWFVSSRRGDLATVLDLIADDAIFMVAGRPPFDKAAFAAASRDANTGGTDAPKIDGRYRIDELRVLGDWAYMRNFIEIEATPPGGDTVRRSGHTLTIFRKQDGRWQLVRDANLVTLAQ